The following are encoded together in the Acidimicrobiia bacterium genome:
- a CDS encoding GntR family transcriptional regulator: MITRSPSLTDQVKANLKERIVSGAFEEGRIPSETELAAELGVSRTTIRDALSRLENEGSIYRKQGAGTFVNQPGLQIKSRLEEIWSYEEVLQDHGYTPSVRVIGLTPRPASESLAGDLGIESGEPVLVVEKVFLEDDRPVVLTYNRIPTRHIKVEITKKSGALPLYDLLDRHCNRPLGYYLSEIVPVALPSHEADELGIPRRTPALSFEEVGYDQDNEPVVQSTSFFRDDLLRFRLIRRKVGA; encoded by the coding sequence ATGATCACCCGCAGCCCATCACTCACCGACCAGGTGAAAGCGAACCTCAAGGAGCGCATCGTTTCCGGCGCGTTTGAGGAGGGTCGCATTCCGTCGGAGACCGAGCTGGCGGCTGAGCTCGGGGTGAGCAGGACGACGATTCGCGACGCACTCAGCAGGCTCGAGAACGAGGGGTCGATCTATCGCAAGCAGGGAGCCGGGACCTTCGTAAACCAGCCGGGCCTCCAGATCAAGTCCCGTCTCGAGGAGATCTGGTCGTACGAGGAAGTACTCCAGGATCATGGCTATACCCCATCTGTCCGAGTCATCGGACTCACTCCACGGCCCGCATCAGAATCACTGGCGGGGGATCTCGGTATCGAATCCGGCGAACCAGTACTGGTCGTCGAGAAGGTATTCCTGGAAGACGACCGTCCGGTGGTGCTTACGTACAACCGGATCCCGACCCGGCACATCAAAGTCGAGATCACGAAAAAGTCCGGAGCGCTCCCCCTCTACGACCTCCTCGACCGGCACTGCAACCGACCCCTCGGCTACTACCTCTCCGAGATCGTTCCCGTCGCACTTCCTTCCCACGAGGCGGACGAACTCGGCATTCCTCGCCGGACACCGGCACTCAGTTTTGAAGAGGTTGGATACGACCAGGACAACGAACCGGTCGTGCAATCGACCTCATTCTTCCGTGACGACTTGCTGCGCTTTCGCCTGATCAGGCGAAAAGTCGGAGCCTGA
- the pyrB gene encoding aspartate carbamoyltransferase, with product MRSFAGRDILSLKGFERNEFEHIFQIADELEPIARERRNVDLLAEKTMVTAFYQPSTRTRLAHEAAMHRLGGHVTGFSDAKMTRAGDFYQESIKDTVHMLEYYGDVLVMRHFQQGAPHEAARWASIPVINAGDGWGEHPTQVLTDLYTVLNEKGTIDGLTFVAIGDHRMRTMHSLGYALSQFDAEMVVLAPEEMSPLPEFLAELDEMGTNYRIVEHIDQVIHEADVIYMEPVVQPDYTQSRQDKQDEYGRTPANYQITREVMKRAKGDSIILHSLPRMDELLPEVDQLKHARYWQEAYNGVVMRMALIASVLGVME from the coding sequence ATGCGCAGCTTCGCCGGAAGGGACATCCTTTCGCTCAAAGGTTTCGAACGAAACGAGTTCGAACACATCTTCCAGATCGCCGATGAACTCGAACCGATCGCCAGGGAACGCCGGAACGTCGATCTGCTGGCCGAGAAGACGATGGTGACGGCGTTCTACCAGCCGTCGACGCGCACCCGCCTCGCCCACGAAGCTGCGATGCACCGCCTCGGGGGCCACGTCACCGGGTTCTCGGATGCCAAGATGACCCGCGCCGGCGACTTCTACCAGGAGTCGATCAAGGACACCGTCCACATGCTCGAGTACTACGGCGACGTGCTCGTCATGCGCCACTTCCAGCAGGGTGCCCCGCACGAAGCTGCCAGGTGGGCATCGATTCCCGTCATCAATGCTGGTGATGGATGGGGGGAACATCCGACCCAGGTCCTTACCGACCTCTACACGGTGCTGAACGAGAAGGGCACCATCGACGGGCTCACGTTTGTAGCCATCGGTGATCACCGGATGCGCACTATGCACTCCCTCGGCTACGCGCTGTCGCAGTTCGATGCGGAGATGGTGGTCCTCGCTCCCGAAGAGATGTCGCCGCTGCCCGAGTTCCTGGCAGAACTGGACGAGATGGGAACGAACTACCGGATCGTCGAGCACATCGACCAGGTGATTCACGAGGCAGACGTCATCTACATGGAGCCCGTCGTTCAGCCCGACTACACCCAGTCGCGCCAAGACAAGCAGGACGAGTACGGTCGGACGCCTGCCAACTACCAGATCACCAGAGAGGTCATGAAGCGGGCCAAGGGCGACTCGATCATCCTCCACTCGCTGCCCCGGATGGATGAGCTGCTGCCCGAGGTCGACCAGCTCAAGCACGCCCGCTACTGGCAAGAGGCCTACAACGGGGTCGTGATGCGGATGGCGCTGATTGCGTCAGTGCTCGGAGTGATGGAGTAA
- the arcC gene encoding carbamate kinase: MPRLVIAIGGNSLIADKDHQTVEDQYNAAAETDQHIAQLVKGGWDVAISHGNGPQVGFIMRRSELARGELHEIPMDVAGADTQGAIGYALQQNLINDFRAMGIQKPVVTVVTQVEVSSTDPAMLDPSKPIGTFLDEEEANRRRQEEGWAIKEDAGRGWRRVVASPQPQRIVEIDVIRQLIDSGVVVICVGGGGIPVVADENGDLHGVAAVIDKDLASALLANLIDADMLLISTAVEKVALNFGTPEQRWVDRLTLSEVKTYLEEGGHFGEGSMAPKMRAVVQFLEGGGKEALITNPANLEHAVAGATGTRIVHD, translated from the coding sequence ATGCCCAGACTCGTCATTGCCATCGGCGGTAACTCGCTCATTGCCGACAAGGACCACCAGACGGTGGAGGATCAGTACAACGCGGCCGCCGAGACCGACCAGCACATAGCGCAGCTCGTGAAGGGTGGCTGGGACGTGGCGATCTCTCACGGCAACGGACCGCAGGTGGGGTTCATCATGCGGCGCTCCGAGCTGGCGCGTGGGGAACTGCACGAGATCCCGATGGACGTTGCCGGAGCCGACACGCAGGGGGCGATCGGATATGCACTGCAGCAGAATCTGATCAACGACTTCCGGGCGATGGGGATTCAGAAACCCGTCGTCACGGTTGTCACTCAGGTCGAGGTGAGCTCGACCGACCCGGCGATGCTCGACCCGTCCAAGCCGATCGGAACCTTTCTCGACGAAGAAGAAGCCAATCGGCGTCGCCAGGAGGAAGGTTGGGCGATCAAGGAAGATGCGGGGCGCGGTTGGCGACGGGTCGTCGCCTCACCTCAACCGCAGCGTATCGTCGAGATCGACGTGATCCGCCAGCTCATCGACTCCGGTGTGGTGGTGATCTGCGTCGGTGGCGGCGGTATTCCGGTAGTCGCCGATGAGAACGGCGACCTGCACGGAGTCGCGGCTGTGATCGATAAGGATCTCGCGTCGGCACTGTTGGCCAACCTGATCGACGCCGACATGCTGCTGATCTCGACTGCGGTCGAGAAGGTGGCACTCAACTTCGGCACGCCGGAGCAACGCTGGGTCGACCGGCTGACTCTGTCGGAGGTCAAGACGTACCTCGAGGAGGGCGGCCACTTCGGCGAAGGGTCGATGGCTCCGAAGATGCGAGCCGTCGTGCAGTTCCTCGAGGGCGGTGGAAAAGAAGCCTTGATCACCAACCCGGCGAACCTCGAGCATGCCGTTGCCGGTGCAACAGGAACCCGTATCGTTCATGACTGA
- a CDS encoding threonine synthase, whose protein sequence is MTDGRLEHVTGLVCVICGQSYPADAAGYVCGECGNEGILDVRYDYERVGSRLSRESLADDREMTMWRYRPLMPVAADAEVPPLTVGWTPTYDAPRLAAALGLAGVWVKDEGRQPTASLKDRASAMALVKAREVGADIVTTASTGNAAAALSGLSASMGQKNVIFVPESAPQAKIAQLLAYGSIVVLVKGNYGDAFDLCMAASAEYGWYNRNTGFNPYMTEGKKTAGLEILEQLEWNAPDAIFVSVGDGSIIGGVHKAMKDAQALGWIDHSPRLFGIQAAGSDFLVQAFENNEDVLIKAPISADTLADSISADLPRDRIKAMAAVRETGGAYLRVSDEAILAAVPVLARGSGVFAEPAGAAAHAGLIAAAERGLVGSSDRVVVLSTGSGLKDVASAMKAVTAAGTEPMVIEPTLAALKEALATRGE, encoded by the coding sequence ATGACTGACGGTCGTCTAGAGCATGTCACAGGTCTCGTCTGTGTGATTTGCGGGCAGTCGTACCCGGCGGATGCGGCCGGGTACGTCTGCGGGGAATGCGGCAATGAGGGCATCCTCGATGTCCGATACGACTATGAGCGGGTCGGGTCGCGCCTCTCCAGGGAGTCACTGGCGGATGACCGTGAGATGACGATGTGGCGCTATCGGCCGCTCATGCCGGTCGCAGCCGATGCAGAGGTTCCGCCGCTCACGGTCGGTTGGACTCCAACCTACGACGCTCCCCGGCTGGCCGCCGCGCTCGGCCTGGCGGGGGTGTGGGTCAAGGATGAAGGCAGACAGCCGACTGCTTCTCTCAAGGATCGCGCCAGTGCCATGGCGCTGGTCAAGGCGCGGGAGGTCGGCGCGGACATCGTGACGACCGCCAGCACCGGCAACGCAGCAGCCGCGCTGAGCGGCTTGTCGGCTTCGATGGGTCAGAAGAACGTGATCTTCGTCCCCGAGTCTGCGCCACAAGCGAAGATTGCCCAGCTTCTCGCCTACGGATCGATCGTTGTCCTCGTCAAGGGGAACTACGGGGATGCTTTCGATCTATGTATGGCCGCTTCGGCCGAATACGGGTGGTACAACCGCAACACGGGCTTCAACCCGTACATGACAGAAGGCAAGAAGACGGCCGGTCTCGAGATACTCGAACAACTCGAGTGGAACGCACCCGACGCCATATTTGTGAGTGTGGGTGATGGATCGATCATCGGCGGGGTGCACAAGGCGATGAAGGATGCGCAGGCTCTCGGCTGGATCGATCACTCACCGCGCCTCTTCGGCATCCAGGCCGCCGGCAGCGACTTCCTCGTGCAGGCGTTCGAGAACAACGAAGACGTTCTCATCAAGGCGCCGATCTCCGCAGACACGCTGGCCGACTCGATCAGCGCCGACCTGCCGCGTGACCGGATCAAGGCGATGGCGGCCGTCCGTGAAACCGGCGGCGCCTACCTGCGCGTCTCCGACGAAGCAATTCTGGCGGCGGTGCCGGTCCTGGCGCGCGGCTCGGGCGTATTTGCCGAGCCGGCCGGCGCGGCTGCCCATGCGGGCCTGATTGCCGCTGCCGAGCGCGGACTCGTCGGCTCATCCGATCGGGTGGTTGTCCTCTCGACCGGCAGCGGGCTCAAAGACGTGGCCTCGGCGATGAAGGCCGTTACGGCCGCCGGCACCGAGCCGATGGTGATCGAACCGACACTCGCTGCATTGAAGGAAGCCCTTGCCACCAGGGGCGAATGA
- a CDS encoding pyridoxal-phosphate dependent enzyme, whose amino-acid sequence MIDLTIHEATLESAVTQAHQRSIRIPTFKQMRDPSLIPDSIKQELTSVGLWDLDPRNLFRITWHNEPTPSGGGYGPVNYIELPSELTGTPARILLLEGKWFPTGAHKVGAAFGCLVPRLVTGQFDPATQKAVWPSTGNYCRGGAYDSHLLACESVAILPEGMSRERFDWLRTVAGEIIATPGTESNVKEIFDKCNELRASGEDLVIFNQFDEFGNYLWHYAVTGPAMVEVLEAAMRPGDEFRGVTLTTGSAGTIASGDYLKQLYPNSKIAAGEAIQCPTILYNGFGEHRIEGIGDKHIPWIHNAKNTDMAIGLDDEATISLTRLFNEPAGTAYLADQGVAPGLIEKLPLLGISGIGNMLMAIKMAKYYEMGSQDVIVTVGTDSMEMYGSRLRELNDERGEFTTLDAAAAYHRYLLGQGIDHVQELGYYDRKRVHNLKYYTWVEQQGKTYEEIQAQWYDPDYWTNIQAMVDPIDELIEAFNTRVDL is encoded by the coding sequence ATGATCGATCTCACCATCCACGAAGCAACCCTGGAATCGGCCGTTACCCAGGCTCATCAACGTTCGATTCGCATCCCGACCTTCAAGCAGATGCGCGATCCGTCCTTGATCCCCGACTCGATCAAGCAAGAACTGACGTCCGTCGGGTTGTGGGATCTCGACCCTCGCAACCTGTTTCGGATCACCTGGCACAACGAGCCGACCCCGAGCGGTGGCGGCTACGGGCCGGTCAACTACATAGAACTTCCCTCGGAACTGACCGGCACGCCGGCCAGGATTCTCCTCCTCGAAGGCAAGTGGTTCCCGACCGGTGCCCACAAAGTGGGAGCCGCCTTCGGATGCCTGGTGCCCCGCCTGGTCACGGGCCAGTTCGATCCCGCTACTCAGAAGGCGGTCTGGCCATCGACGGGCAACTACTGCCGGGGAGGCGCCTACGACTCGCATCTGCTGGCGTGCGAATCCGTCGCAATCCTTCCTGAGGGGATGAGCCGGGAGCGGTTCGACTGGTTGAGGACCGTGGCAGGCGAGATCATCGCCACGCCGGGAACAGAGTCGAACGTCAAGGAGATCTTCGACAAGTGCAACGAACTGCGCGCCTCGGGGGAGGACCTGGTGATCTTCAACCAGTTCGACGAGTTCGGAAACTACTTGTGGCACTACGCGGTGACGGGTCCGGCCATGGTCGAGGTGCTCGAGGCAGCGATGCGACCCGGAGACGAGTTCCGCGGCGTGACCCTGACCACCGGCTCGGCCGGCACGATCGCCTCGGGCGACTACCTCAAGCAGCTGTACCCCAACTCCAAGATCGCAGCAGGCGAAGCCATCCAGTGCCCGACCATTCTCTACAACGGCTTCGGCGAGCACCGGATCGAGGGAATCGGCGATAAGCACATCCCCTGGATCCATAACGCCAAGAACACTGATATGGCGATCGGTCTGGATGATGAGGCGACGATTTCCCTCACTCGCTTGTTCAACGAACCGGCCGGAACGGCCTATCTGGCCGACCAGGGAGTCGCACCCGGTCTGATCGAGAAGCTGCCGCTGCTCGGGATTTCCGGAATCGGCAACATGCTCATGGCGATCAAGATGGCCAAGTACTACGAGATGGGCTCCCAGGATGTCATCGTAACCGTCGGCACCGACTCTATGGAGATGTACGGAAGCCGCCTGCGAGAACTGAACGACGAGCGTGGAGAGTTCACGACTCTCGACGCGGCCGCCGCCTACCACCGCTACTTGCTCGGGCAGGGAATCGACCACGTCCAAGAACTCGGGTACTACGACCGCAAGCGGGTCCACAACCTGAAGTACTACACATGGGTCGAGCAGCAGGGCAAGACCTACGAGGAGATCCAGGCACAGTGGTACGACCCCGACTACTGGACGAACATCCAGGCCATGGTCGACCCGATCGATGAGCTGATCGAGGCCTTCAACACCAGGGTTGATCTGTAG
- a CDS encoding extracellular solute-binding protein: MRYKSWFALFVVFALVFAACGDSTDETTPDDGGTDVTAVPGTVTTIDIWIAFADGPRLTYTEERAAEFNSAHSDYNVAVTAFDSYNTVFEQAQLALEGGNPPEIIHFFEAATQEALDTVDADGNPIFKSVTEAIGGRTEILGEPVILDDVVSAARNYYTVDGEFYSMPWNTSSAIMFVNQDILDAAGVAEIPKTWADVDAACEKIMAIADAPKGCITWPNHSWFVEQTLGQEGELLANNDNGRDGRATEVYLDSDGMVAYFEWWKSLDDLGYYIYTGVQRDWDGTNTAFQAQEVGMLIYSSSDTTVITETGTENGFNVVAAPMPYNGDVPYEGNLIGGATLWLRNGLDTVTEDGALAFMNFFSNPANAAEWHKITGYIPITEAAVQLLKDEGFYDESPNSLVASDQLAAAADTPAARGALLGNFVAIRDVITAAAEDMLVNDIDPKQRLTEANAEAQQLLDEYNSLFGG; encoded by the coding sequence ATGAGATACAAGTCCTGGTTTGCTCTGTTCGTGGTGTTTGCCCTCGTGTTCGCCGCGTGTGGCGACTCCACAGATGAGACAACCCCCGATGATGGTGGAACCGACGTCACGGCTGTGCCGGGCACGGTCACAACCATTGACATTTGGATTGCGTTTGCCGACGGACCCCGTCTCACCTACACGGAAGAGCGGGCCGCCGAGTTCAACTCTGCACACTCGGACTACAACGTCGCGGTAACGGCGTTCGATTCGTACAACACCGTGTTTGAGCAGGCGCAGTTGGCGCTCGAGGGTGGCAACCCGCCCGAGATCATTCACTTCTTCGAGGCCGCCACCCAGGAGGCTCTCGATACGGTGGATGCAGACGGAAATCCGATCTTCAAGTCGGTGACCGAGGCGATCGGTGGTCGCACCGAGATTCTCGGTGAGCCTGTGATCCTCGATGACGTCGTTTCGGCCGCCCGGAACTACTACACCGTCGACGGCGAGTTTTACTCGATGCCGTGGAACACCTCCTCGGCGATCATGTTCGTTAATCAGGACATCCTCGACGCCGCAGGCGTCGCCGAGATCCCGAAAACCTGGGCAGACGTCGACGCGGCCTGCGAGAAGATCATGGCGATAGCCGATGCGCCCAAGGGCTGCATCACTTGGCCGAACCATTCGTGGTTCGTCGAGCAGACGCTGGGTCAAGAAGGTGAGTTGCTGGCGAACAACGACAACGGCCGCGATGGTCGGGCCACCGAGGTCTACCTCGACTCCGATGGCATGGTCGCCTACTTCGAGTGGTGGAAGAGCCTCGACGATCTGGGCTACTACATCTACACCGGCGTTCAGCGCGACTGGGACGGCACCAACACTGCCTTCCAGGCACAAGAGGTCGGTATGTTGATCTACTCGTCCTCAGATACGACGGTAATCACCGAGACGGGCACCGAGAACGGTTTCAACGTTGTGGCAGCACCAATGCCCTACAACGGCGACGTGCCGTACGAAGGCAACCTGATCGGTGGAGCGACGTTGTGGTTGCGAAATGGGCTGGACACCGTGACGGAAGATGGCGCCCTGGCGTTCATGAACTTCTTCTCGAATCCTGCCAACGCGGCCGAGTGGCACAAGATCACGGGTTACATCCCGATCACAGAGGCTGCCGTGCAACTACTCAAGGACGAGGGCTTCTACGACGAGAGCCCGAACAGCCTGGTCGCATCCGACCAACTGGCTGCTGCGGCAGATACGCCAGCCGCCAGGGGTGCGTTGCTCGGTAACTTCGTTGCCATTCGTGACGTCATCACCGCGGCCGCGGAGGACATGCTCGTCAACGACATAGATCCAAAGCAACGGCTGACAGAAGCAAACGCAGAAGCCCAACAGCTTCTCGACGAGTACAACTCCCTCTTCGGTGGCTAA
- a CDS encoding sugar ABC transporter permease produces MSALLALLAGAGAGAYGFRTARRLRPARRYLVGALLGTLGAVVVSVLTGGCAYSPEVDAAQHILGIAVAGGIGLAVASGTSVVLASAKGGRDAGSIGSDIRTGTYRLGWWWPWALLLPTIVILVVFLYVPAVQTFTLSTKLVRLGAPRQIEVCLANFSELLTPNPWILVILPLIAVGVMWGLGLWKRRASLGSMSLTAATALQPFGIVVLLLALYYMFNGGPRGYRGIYVNTLVVSAGTVAGGMILGLAVAYLAFQKVRGMTVYRTLLIWPYAVSPPVAGILFFMMFDPTAGIIQHLFELVGVTFPNYREDVFLARFAVIAASTWKILGYNVLFYLAGLQNVPGDQIEASVLDGASAWQRFRYVVTPSLAPITFFLLITNLTYAFFEVYGTIDYLTRGAPAGKTSVAIYEIIRVGVENRDIGRGAAQSVLLFLAVIGLTVWQFKQSESRITYGGGG; encoded by the coding sequence ATGAGTGCGTTACTCGCACTACTAGCGGGGGCCGGGGCCGGCGCGTACGGATTCCGTACGGCGCGCCGGCTTCGCCCCGCCCGGCGATACCTCGTGGGTGCCCTGCTGGGCACCCTCGGGGCGGTCGTTGTTTCCGTCTTGACAGGTGGTTGCGCCTACAGCCCTGAGGTCGACGCTGCCCAACACATCCTCGGTATCGCGGTTGCCGGCGGGATAGGACTAGCCGTTGCGTCCGGCACGTCGGTCGTTCTCGCTTCCGCCAAGGGTGGGAGAGACGCCGGCAGTATCGGGAGCGACATCCGCACCGGTACCTACCGGCTCGGTTGGTGGTGGCCCTGGGCGCTTCTGCTGCCGACCATCGTCATCCTGGTCGTCTTTCTCTACGTCCCGGCGGTCCAAACGTTCACGCTCTCCACGAAACTGGTCCGGTTGGGGGCACCCCGTCAGATCGAGGTGTGTCTCGCCAACTTCTCAGAACTCCTCACGCCCAACCCGTGGATTCTGGTCATTCTCCCTTTGATCGCGGTCGGGGTCATGTGGGGGCTCGGGTTGTGGAAGCGACGGGCGAGCTTGGGGTCGATGAGCCTGACCGCCGCCACCGCGCTTCAGCCCTTCGGGATCGTGGTGTTGCTGCTGGCCCTCTACTACATGTTCAACGGAGGCCCCAGGGGATATCGCGGCATCTACGTCAACACGCTGGTTGTGTCGGCAGGGACCGTTGCCGGTGGCATGATTCTCGGCCTGGCCGTGGCGTACCTCGCCTTCCAGAAGGTTCGCGGGATGACCGTCTACCGGACGTTGCTCATCTGGCCGTATGCGGTCTCTCCTCCGGTCGCCGGCATCCTCTTCTTCATGATGTTCGACCCGACCGCCGGCATCATCCAGCATCTGTTCGAACTGGTTGGGGTTACCTTCCCCAACTACCGGGAGGATGTGTTCCTGGCCCGGTTCGCCGTCATCGCCGCCTCGACTTGGAAGATCCTCGGCTACAACGTGCTCTTTTACCTGGCCGGCCTTCAGAACGTTCCGGGTGATCAGATCGAAGCTTCGGTCCTCGATGGGGCCTCGGCCTGGCAGCGCTTTCGGTACGTGGTGACGCCTTCGCTCGCTCCGATCACCTTCTTCCTCCTGATCACCAACCTGACCTACGCGTTCTTCGAGGTGTACGGCACCATCGATTACCTGACCAGGGGCGCCCCGGCCGGCAAGACTTCTGTGGCCATCTACGAGATCATTCGCGTCGGCGTCGAGAACCGGGATATCGGTCGGGGTGCTGCCCAGTCGGTGCTGCTCTTCTTGGCGGTGATCGGTTTGACCGTCTGGCAGTTCAAACAGTCGGAGAGTCGTATCACCTATGGAGGCGGGGGATGA
- a CDS encoding carbohydrate ABC transporter permease, with the protein MTGLAVGVRKKNWFRGRSWPVHGALILTTFLIGFPLAYAALIATQSNPDVFAFKLTPGDSLAQNFQDVWFGRNLGRYMWNSTVQSVLITVAKTILSLAAGLAFVYFRFKAKWIVFFFVLITLMMPTEVMILALFRLVSAFDWKDTMAALVVPFAASATGAFLFRQHFANLPNDLAEASQVDGASPLQFLTKVLIPLSWNTIGALAVIQFVYGWNMYLWPVLIISKQEAQVIQVGLQNLQGIDVGLTYGPLMLAALLASIPPTIVFILLQKPFMSGFSITADK; encoded by the coding sequence ATGACCGGGCTCGCAGTAGGTGTACGAAAGAAGAACTGGTTCCGGGGTCGGTCCTGGCCGGTCCACGGCGCTCTCATCCTCACGACGTTCCTGATCGGGTTCCCGCTCGCCTACGCGGCGCTCATCGCCACCCAGTCGAATCCCGATGTGTTCGCTTTCAAGTTGACACCCGGTGACTCGCTGGCTCAGAACTTCCAGGACGTTTGGTTCGGCCGGAATCTCGGTCGCTACATGTGGAACTCGACGGTTCAGTCTGTGCTGATCACCGTCGCCAAGACGATCCTGTCACTGGCGGCGGGACTGGCGTTCGTCTACTTCCGATTCAAGGCGAAATGGATTGTGTTCTTCTTCGTGCTGATCACGTTGATGATGCCGACCGAGGTCATGATCCTGGCTCTCTTCCGATTGGTGTCTGCCTTCGATTGGAAGGACACGATGGCGGCGCTGGTCGTTCCGTTCGCGGCCTCGGCCACCGGCGCGTTCCTGTTCAGGCAGCATTTCGCCAACCTGCCGAACGATCTCGCTGAGGCATCGCAGGTCGACGGGGCCAGTCCGCTCCAGTTCCTCACCAAGGTCCTGATTCCGCTGTCCTGGAACACCATCGGGGCCCTGGCGGTCATTCAGTTCGTCTACGGCTGGAACATGTACTTGTGGCCTGTCCTGATCATTTCGAAGCAGGAGGCCCAGGTCATTCAGGTGGGCCTGCAGAATCTGCAGGGTATCGACGTCGGGTTGACGTACGGACCGTTGATGCTCGCCGCCCTGCTGGCATCGATCCCGCCGACCATCGTGTTCATTCTGCTTCAGAAGCCGTTCATGTCGGGTTTCTCGATCACGGCCGACAAGTAA
- a CDS encoding PLDc N-terminal domain-containing protein, translating into MTAGLVGLVVGILGLGGLALHLWAIIDVVRTPAPVWARANQNQIVWALVVLLFSLLGPILYLVIARPALQAAGGDSIA; encoded by the coding sequence ATGACTGCTGGCTTGGTGGGTCTTGTCGTCGGGATACTCGGTTTGGGCGGGCTAGCCCTCCATCTGTGGGCGATCATCGATGTCGTCCGCACGCCGGCTCCGGTGTGGGCCCGGGCCAACCAAAATCAGATTGTCTGGGCGCTGGTCGTGCTGCTGTTCTCGCTGCTCGGGCCGATCCTGTACCTCGTAATCGCCCGCCCTGCATTGCAGGCAGCCGGCGGAGACTCAATCGCCTGA